In one Limosilactobacillus oris genomic region, the following are encoded:
- a CDS encoding proline-specific peptidase family protein, whose translation MKTGTKIITLDNGYHLWTNTQGEGDIHLLALHGGPGGNHEYWEDTAEQLAKQGLNVQVTMYDQLGSLYSDQPDYSDPEIAKKYLTYEYFLDEVDEVRAKLGLDNIYLIGQSWGGLLVQEYAVKYGQHLKGAIISSMVDEIDEYVDHVNALREKTLPADAVAFMKDCEDRNDYSNPKYQEYVQVMNEQYVDRKQPSKLYHLKDLGGDAVYNVFQGDNEFVVTGKLKDWHFRDQLKNIKVPTLLTFGEHETMPLETAKTMDSLIPNSKLVTTPNGGHHHMVDNPDVYYKHLADFIRSVEDGTFNK comes from the coding sequence ATGAAAACAGGAACAAAGATTATTACGCTCGATAACGGCTACCACCTCTGGACCAACACCCAGGGCGAAGGCGACATCCACCTGCTCGCCCTCCACGGTGGCCCCGGTGGCAACCATGAATACTGGGAAGATACGGCCGAACAGCTGGCTAAGCAGGGCCTGAACGTCCAGGTAACGATGTACGACCAGCTGGGCTCCCTCTATTCTGACCAGCCCGACTACTCCGACCCGGAGATTGCCAAGAAGTACCTGACTTACGAATACTTTCTCGATGAAGTCGATGAAGTACGGGCAAAGCTGGGCCTCGATAACATCTACCTGATTGGGCAAAGCTGGGGTGGCCTGCTCGTTCAGGAATACGCCGTCAAGTACGGGCAACATCTCAAGGGTGCCATCATTTCCTCGATGGTAGATGAAATCGACGAATACGTCGACCACGTGAACGCCCTCCGGGAAAAGACGTTGCCGGCTGATGCGGTAGCCTTTATGAAGGATTGCGAGGACCGCAATGATTACAGCAACCCGAAGTACCAAGAGTACGTGCAAGTGATGAACGAGCAGTACGTGGACCGCAAGCAGCCGTCCAAGCTTTACCACCTGAAGGACTTAGGTGGGGACGCTGTCTACAATGTCTTTCAGGGCGATAATGAATTTGTCGTTACTGGGAAGCTCAAGGACTGGCACTTCCGCGACCAGTTGAAGAACATCAAGGTGCCAACCCTGCTGACCTTTGGGGAGCACGAAACCATGCCGCTGGAAACCGCCAAGACGATGGACAGCTTGATTCCAAATTCAAAGCTGGTCACGACGCCTAACGGGGGCCACCACCACATGGTCGATAACCCGGATGTCTACTACAAGCACCTCGCCGACTTTATTCGGTCAGTGGAAGACGGAACGTTTAATAAGTAA
- a CDS encoding HAD-IC family P-type ATPase has translation MKQAYQLTTDEIIQANGLTELTAGLNNHEAQQRLAKDGKNILEVKPTPKWKIFLRQFNNIVIYILLVATLLTILIGHYTDAIVILAVVILNSLIGYFQETSAANALAKIQEMMAQHATVYRDGQRQDIDAANLVVGDVVFLEAGDNVPADLRIVSADNLRIEESALTGETNSVIKTDEALTDPDVPLADRVNMAYSSTSVTSGSGIGIVVATGEQTEIGKISQEVAQIKPKKTRLTKEIDHVGKVVSYITIIGSAIIFIVGFFLQIYSLPALALAVVAMLVGSIPEGLPATTSVILAFGVSKMAKRYQTIIKSMPAVETLGSVDVIATDKTGTLTKNEMTAIELWAGDHHYTVTGTGYAPKGQLLANGHPAELTDQLKLLLEAGFQANDTVLSEEDGKWTINGEPTDGAFLTLYRKVMGVDYQSPFKPLDLLPFDSDYRYIAELTKDQKNSQQVIFVKGSPDKLFEMAAKADPRFNTAKWQNRVDEWSKQGKRVIALGYQTVTGENLMEVEHDHLYRGIHLLGLAALQDAPREEVIAALKKMNQAGVAVKMITGDDPQTARAIGHQLALAPGEIHAITGAEWDRLSPDEQAEAAKFNQVFARTTPQNKLEIVNALQKDQLVTAMVGDGVNDAPALKQADIGVAMGIKGTDVAKDAADMILGDDNFATMAAVIEEGRRIYDNIKKSILFLLPTSFAEGLVVAFSILTAQQVPLQPVQLLWINLVAAITIQFAFVFEKAAPGLMNRPPRPVSARLMNRHDLIQMGYVSALMAIFALVSYDWFTGHGSSVVNATTMMINVIVISKLFYFFSIRTDRYGISQIKTITGKAWLVIGIMLAFQLLLTYLPFMQAAFHVTGISLTEWLAVVIFSCLIMLVAEFDKWLRLRKEAHND, from the coding sequence ATGAAACAAGCATACCAACTAACTACTGACGAAATCATACAAGCCAACGGTCTGACAGAATTGACCGCCGGCCTGAACAATCACGAGGCTCAGCAACGGCTTGCCAAGGATGGTAAGAATATTTTGGAAGTTAAGCCAACACCAAAATGGAAGATTTTCCTGCGTCAGTTTAACAACATCGTGATCTACATCTTACTCGTCGCTACTCTGCTGACGATTCTAATCGGTCACTACACCGACGCCATCGTCATCCTGGCGGTGGTTATCCTCAACTCGCTGATCGGCTACTTCCAGGAGACCAGCGCTGCCAACGCCCTTGCTAAAATCCAGGAAATGATGGCCCAGCACGCGACCGTCTACCGGGATGGGCAACGCCAGGACATTGACGCCGCAAACCTGGTTGTCGGTGACGTAGTCTTCCTCGAGGCCGGGGATAACGTTCCTGCCGACCTGCGGATTGTCTCGGCCGACAACCTCCGGATCGAAGAATCAGCCCTGACCGGGGAAACCAACTCGGTCATCAAAACGGACGAGGCCCTGACCGATCCCGACGTTCCCCTCGCTGACCGGGTCAACATGGCCTACTCCTCCACCTCCGTTACCAGCGGGAGCGGAATCGGAATCGTCGTCGCCACCGGTGAGCAGACCGAGATCGGAAAGATTTCCCAAGAGGTTGCCCAGATCAAGCCGAAGAAGACCCGCCTGACTAAGGAAATCGACCACGTCGGCAAGGTTGTTTCCTACATCACCATCATCGGCTCGGCAATCATCTTCATTGTCGGTTTCTTCCTGCAAATCTACTCCCTGCCAGCCCTGGCGCTGGCCGTTGTCGCCATGCTGGTTGGGTCGATTCCAGAAGGACTCCCTGCTACAACCTCGGTCATTCTGGCCTTCGGGGTTTCCAAGATGGCAAAACGCTACCAGACGATTATCAAGTCGATGCCGGCAGTGGAAACGCTCGGTTCAGTCGACGTAATTGCAACCGACAAAACCGGGACGCTGACGAAGAATGAAATGACCGCGATTGAACTCTGGGCTGGTGACCACCACTACACGGTCACCGGGACTGGCTACGCACCGAAGGGCCAGCTGCTGGCAAACGGTCACCCCGCTGAGTTGACCGACCAGCTCAAGCTCCTTCTGGAAGCAGGTTTCCAGGCCAACGATACCGTCCTCAGCGAAGAAGATGGCAAGTGGACCATCAACGGTGAGCCGACGGACGGGGCCTTCTTAACCCTCTACCGGAAGGTCATGGGAGTCGACTACCAGTCGCCATTTAAACCACTGGACCTCCTGCCCTTCGATTCGGACTACCGATACATTGCCGAACTGACGAAGGATCAGAAAAACAGCCAGCAGGTCATCTTTGTCAAAGGGTCTCCGGATAAGCTCTTTGAAATGGCTGCGAAGGCGGATCCGCGCTTTAACACCGCCAAGTGGCAGAACCGGGTCGATGAGTGGTCCAAGCAGGGGAAACGGGTAATCGCCCTCGGCTACCAGACCGTCACCGGCGAAAACCTGATGGAAGTTGAACACGACCATCTCTACCGGGGAATCCACCTGCTCGGCCTTGCCGCCCTCCAGGATGCCCCGCGGGAAGAAGTGATTGCCGCCCTGAAGAAGATGAACCAGGCCGGCGTAGCGGTCAAGATGATTACCGGGGACGACCCGCAAACCGCCCGGGCCATTGGCCATCAACTGGCCTTGGCACCCGGTGAAATCCACGCCATCACTGGTGCGGAATGGGACCGGCTCTCGCCAGATGAACAGGCAGAAGCCGCCAAGTTTAACCAGGTCTTTGCCCGGACCACCCCGCAAAATAAGCTCGAAATCGTTAATGCCCTGCAAAAGGACCAGTTGGTGACCGCCATGGTTGGTGACGGGGTCAACGATGCCCCAGCACTGAAACAGGCCGACATTGGGGTCGCAATGGGAATCAAGGGAACCGACGTGGCGAAGGACGCCGCTGACATGATCCTTGGTGATGACAACTTCGCCACAATGGCCGCGGTGATTGAAGAGGGCCGGCGGATTTACGACAACATCAAGAAGAGTATCCTCTTCCTCCTGCCGACTTCCTTTGCCGAAGGCTTAGTCGTTGCCTTCTCAATTTTAACCGCCCAGCAGGTGCCGCTCCAGCCAGTCCAGTTGCTGTGGATTAACCTGGTGGCCGCCATCACGATCCAGTTTGCCTTTGTCTTTGAAAAGGCCGCACCGGGCTTGATGAACCGACCACCGCGTCCCGTTTCCGCCCGCTTGATGAACCGGCACGACCTAATCCAAATGGGCTACGTTTCCGCCCTGATGGCAATCTTTGCCCTCGTCTCCTACGATTGGTTTACGGGCCACGGGAGCAGCGTCGTGAACGCGACAACGATGATGATTAACGTCATCGTCATCAGCAAGCTGTTCTACTTCTTTAGTATCCGGACCGACCGCTACGGCATCAGCCAAATCAAGACAATCACTGGCAAGGCCTGGCTGGTAATCGGAATTATGCTGGCCTTCCAACTGCTTTTGACCTACCTGCCGTTCATGCAGGCCGCCTTCCACGTGACGGGAATCAGCCTGACCGAGTGGCTAGCAGTCGTCATCTTCTCCTGCCTGATTATGCTGGTGGCAGAGTTTGATAAGTGGTTACGGTTGAGAAAGGAAGCACATAATGACTAA
- a CDS encoding HAD family hydrolase, whose product MTKINTFIFDIDGTLIDTFDMYMPAMVETLRKHGYPVKDEQATMKHLFGITGDDALRLFGVKPAERAAIQKEWFALAYQREDRVKPFPKIPEALTELAAVSGNRLGVATSKLRTEYDHFAETYPFAQLFDTVITSADTVNHKPDPEPILAAVEKLGARPEESVYVGDTVNDLRAAKAAGVKFAGALYGSANPAAIKDADYPLTSSLDLLKI is encoded by the coding sequence ATGACTAAAATTAATACCTTTATTTTTGACATTGATGGTACCCTGATCGATACCTTCGATATGTACATGCCAGCGATGGTGGAGACCCTGCGCAAGCACGGTTATCCGGTCAAGGATGAGCAGGCAACGATGAAGCACCTCTTCGGAATCACCGGAGACGACGCTCTAAGGCTCTTCGGGGTTAAACCCGCTGAACGAGCAGCAATCCAAAAGGAATGGTTCGCCCTGGCTTACCAACGTGAGGACCGGGTCAAGCCCTTCCCAAAGATTCCTGAGGCTCTCACCGAGTTAGCGGCCGTGTCCGGGAACCGGCTGGGGGTGGCCACTTCAAAGCTGCGGACGGAATACGACCACTTTGCCGAGACCTACCCCTTCGCACAACTGTTTGATACCGTGATTACCTCGGCAGACACGGTCAACCACAAGCCCGACCCCGAGCCAATCCTCGCGGCAGTCGAAAAGCTCGGCGCCCGGCCGGAAGAAAGCGTCTATGTTGGTGATACCGTCAATGACCTGCGGGCGGCGAAGGCGGCTGGCGTTAAGTTTGCCGGAGCCCTGTACGGTTCAGCCAATCCAGCCGCCATTAAGGATGCCGACTACCCGTTAACCAGTTCCCTGGACTTACTAAAAATCTAA
- a CDS encoding LPXTG cell wall anchor domain-containing protein, which produces MADNPAHDQLQASQTQLINYTTSYFMDPDGNLVNAKQLVDKDGNVVKNDAGNPIYIVDSANQTTPRKTWTVLAPAVGDGATVTGNQASYQQVRQDYINVPTGALAGHWQIERAARNTVDGQQLATKFAPVEVVDNDLPDGTVEHVYLVYTQPQIPETIDPNDAGKVTPATPGNTPGSGAETTTSASAAVSPAATQPPAADGQNAHGKRLPQTGRANSRGLLVLGLTAFLTAIGLGAVNRKRQD; this is translated from the coding sequence GTGGCTGATAACCCAGCCCACGACCAGTTGCAGGCTAGTCAAACACAACTGATTAACTACACGACGTCTTATTTCATGGACCCGGACGGCAACTTGGTCAATGCTAAGCAACTGGTAGATAAGGACGGTAACGTTGTTAAAAATGACGCTGGCAACCCAATTTATATTGTTGATTCAGCTAACCAGACGACACCACGAAAGACCTGGACGGTTCTTGCTCCCGCCGTTGGTGACGGGGCAACGGTTACCGGTAACCAGGCTAGTTACCAGCAGGTACGGCAAGACTATATCAACGTGCCAACGGGAGCACTTGCGGGGCACTGGCAAATTGAACGGGCCGCAAGGAACACGGTTGACGGTCAGCAACTGGCAACTAAATTTGCACCAGTAGAAGTGGTTGACAATGATCTTCCAGACGGGACGGTCGAACATGTTTACCTGGTCTACACCCAACCACAAATTCCAGAGACGATTGATCCTAATGACGCTGGGAAGGTTACCCCCGCCACTCCAGGAAACACGCCGGGAAGTGGAGCGGAAACAACTACTTCTGCCAGTGCGGCGGTTAGCCCTGCTGCTACTCAACCGCCCGCCGCTGACGGCCAGAATGCACACGGCAAGCGCCTACCGCAAACAGGGCGGGCGAATAGCCGGGGACTGCTGGTCCTTGGCTTGACTGCTTTCTTAACGGCAATTGGCCTGGGCGCGGTAAATCGCAAACGACAAGATTAA
- a CDS encoding YSIRK-type signal peptide-containing protein, whose amino-acid sequence MVKYNKQEYQRSHTQEQQRFGLRKLSIGVASVLLGTSIVVAGNTTAHASSNAELADSNDQSVATVAASPVTHQDAVALNSKQSTVTETPQATSGQSGASINSAHQVASPTVARSAQATSTSEPAKQPATVDLTFVDDDNNGAIIDSPYLPSENNGHHYAHGFVGEKISTTAYNNGTQSVDRRLRALTGRRDPYILNGSYTLPTEFTDSLMTVQIHLKHRLETHADYPTKTITRTIHYRRAYPYDGSQMVDDDGKLIPDYRSNTK is encoded by the coding sequence TTGGTTAAATATAATAAGCAGGAGTATCAACGTAGCCACACGCAAGAGCAGCAGCGGTTTGGCTTGCGCAAACTTAGCATTGGAGTTGCTTCCGTTTTATTAGGAACTAGCATTGTTGTTGCTGGAAACACAACTGCCCACGCTAGTAGTAATGCTGAGCTGGCCGATAGTAATGACCAGTCTGTAGCAACGGTAGCGGCTTCCCCGGTTACCCACCAGGATGCGGTGGCACTTAATAGCAAGCAGTCTACTGTAACGGAAACGCCCCAGGCCACTAGCGGCCAATCAGGAGCGTCGATCAATAGCGCCCATCAAGTGGCTTCACCAACGGTGGCTCGTTCCGCGCAGGCGACTAGCACTAGCGAACCGGCCAAGCAGCCCGCGACGGTGGACTTGACCTTTGTCGATGACGACAATAATGGCGCAATTATCGACAGTCCGTACTTGCCAAGTGAAAATAACGGCCACCATTACGCCCACGGTTTTGTTGGTGAGAAAATCAGCACCACCGCGTACAATAACGGTACCCAGAGTGTTGACCGGAGGTTGCGGGCGCTGACTGGTCGTCGTGATCCCTACATCTTGAATGGCAGCTATACCCTGCCGACAGAATTTACGGATTCGTTGATGACTGTGCAAATCCACCTCAAGCACCGGTTAGAAACGCACGCTGACTATCCAACGAAAACGATTACCCGGACTATCCATTACCGGCGGGCCTATCCCTATGATGGCAGTCAGATGGTGGATGATGATGGCAAGCTGATTCCAGATTACCGGTCCAATACGAAGTGA
- a CDS encoding DUF3290 family protein, whose protein sequence is MSVATFATVYIHATGTSESSFFLLLLIFTGLQITNLEYDYHQHTQTLQMRPFIQAVAKDHGLRASQVVVNSTTLTDGILVRFRGRDYRVNMSPNGDNYTLTRAHVVDHTVTIRK, encoded by the coding sequence ATGTCAGTCGCTACCTTCGCCACCGTCTACATTCATGCAACCGGGACCTCGGAATCATCTTTTTTTCTTCTTTTACTAATCTTCACAGGCTTGCAAATCACCAACTTGGAGTACGACTACCACCAGCACACCCAGACACTACAAATGCGGCCCTTCATCCAAGCTGTTGCTAAGGATCACGGCCTGCGGGCTTCACAAGTCGTTGTTAATTCAACAACGCTCACGGACGGAATCCTGGTTCGCTTCCGGGGTCGCGATTACCGGGTCAATATGAGCCCCAACGGCGATAACTACACGCTCACCCGCGCCCACGTTGTCGACCACACCGTCACCATTCGTAAGTAA
- a CDS encoding DHHA1 domain-containing protein yields the protein MAKRLIKLFSHNDLDGFGAPILLQTVQPTMFGDVEFDMTNCGAGRIDDEFARWMRSPEAGRFTDVYIMDMTPDSDYTFQQLNANFANHWLVFDHHESEAGLRQKYAANSVVPADPQVNPSAASLAWDWLTQQPHFADLPTEQRQELAYLVELIRAYDTWDWQNDPEMADEKRTAADELDQLFWFYPLQDSASFVADVFSTGWEKYHAANQLLIRTLNERRAKYLKSHLKDVLKTELDGHQFGIVYASDYKSEIAHALLEQHPDVEAALVISPVSVSLRSNGKLDVAKFAEKYFGGGGHADAAGGRLNVNPVKVGEQAVADDLAQTIKNQQEEHKQEESTLADNLDPAVAAKMAALFKK from the coding sequence ATGGCCAAACGGTTAATTAAACTTTTCTCACATAATGATTTGGATGGCTTTGGCGCGCCAATACTCCTCCAGACAGTTCAGCCGACGATGTTTGGGGATGTCGAGTTTGACATGACCAACTGTGGTGCGGGCCGAATCGACGACGAATTTGCCCGCTGGATGCGGAGTCCAGAGGCCGGCCGCTTTACGGACGTCTACATCATGGATATGACCCCGGATAGCGACTACACCTTCCAACAGCTGAATGCCAATTTTGCCAACCACTGGCTGGTGTTTGACCACCACGAGAGCGAGGCCGGCTTGCGGCAAAAGTATGCCGCCAATAGCGTGGTGCCAGCCGATCCGCAGGTGAACCCAAGTGCGGCCAGCCTGGCCTGGGACTGGCTGACCCAGCAGCCCCACTTTGCTGACCTGCCAACAGAACAGCGGCAGGAACTAGCCTACCTGGTGGAATTGATCCGGGCTTACGATACCTGGGACTGGCAAAACGACCCGGAGATGGCTGACGAGAAACGGACTGCGGCCGATGAGCTGGACCAGCTCTTCTGGTTCTACCCCTTGCAAGATTCGGCTTCCTTTGTGGCGGATGTTTTCTCAACCGGCTGGGAAAAGTACCATGCAGCTAATCAGCTGCTGATCCGGACCCTGAATGAGCGGCGGGCGAAGTACCTCAAGAGTCACCTCAAGGATGTCCTGAAAACCGAATTAGACGGGCACCAATTTGGCATTGTCTACGCGAGTGATTACAAGTCGGAGATTGCCCACGCGCTTTTGGAACAGCATCCGGATGTGGAGGCTGCTCTGGTGATCAGTCCGGTCAGCGTTTCCCTCCGGAGTAACGGCAAGCTGGACGTGGCTAAATTTGCCGAAAAATACTTTGGCGGTGGTGGTCACGCTGATGCTGCCGGGGGACGGCTAAACGTTAACCCGGTCAAGGTCGGGGAACAGGCAGTCGCTGATGACTTGGCCCAGACGATTAAGAACCAGCAGGAGGAGCACAAGCAAGAGGAGAGCACCCTGGCCGATAATTTAGACCCGGCGGTAGCTGCCAAGATGGCGGCACTGTTTAAGAAATAG
- a CDS encoding DUF2325 domain-containing protein, with the protein MKIYDYRQELIDLLNNTSADPASLTQTLRSLTTIIHVLNHYAEAPVSPAVSGQPRQPKPRFHQHQVHPANQPLPENSKRQLKSLLTGPATDTQEENQRPAVSQAQTAAAPQEITPEERLAADNRYIVHRKLSGAEINHHYYSETLLHRLPFAVNDGNIVEVDPQQRVRGLPTIRRVTGDQLPDYQPEKVTVIEYAELKPVPGSDVLQISSTLKKNSLLDQAPENTIVVDPFKYPGRNLKAGMVIDYAYYDRGNGLRDAADGAIRWIHKKSDYDTTKQPVKPKQVKKVAHPRHDYEKKLDYDLKQRTVLVITGVRDKVQGLKPVITKHHGVFHGLDASAEEKVSSSTLKREIRNTDIVVVCIDAIHHRISQLANHHAKRYEKPLAIANVTSNTGVERAIGRALNGDPAYAAASEKMD; encoded by the coding sequence ATGAAAATATATGATTACCGGCAGGAACTGATTGACCTGCTGAATAACACCAGTGCGGATCCGGCTAGTCTGACACAGACCCTCCGCAGCCTGACCACCATTATCCACGTCCTCAACCACTATGCAGAGGCTCCCGTGTCCCCGGCCGTTAGCGGCCAGCCGCGCCAGCCCAAGCCCCGGTTCCACCAGCACCAGGTTCACCCGGCCAACCAGCCACTGCCTGAAAACAGCAAGCGCCAGCTGAAATCACTGCTGACCGGCCCCGCGACCGACACCCAGGAAGAAAATCAGCGGCCGGCCGTCAGCCAAGCCCAAACGGCAGCTGCTCCCCAGGAAATCACGCCTGAGGAACGCCTGGCCGCCGACAACCGCTACATCGTTCACCGAAAGCTAAGCGGCGCGGAAATCAACCACCACTACTACTCGGAAACGCTACTCCACCGACTGCCCTTTGCGGTTAACGACGGTAATATCGTTGAAGTCGACCCCCAGCAACGTGTTCGGGGATTGCCCACCATCCGCCGTGTAACCGGCGACCAGCTGCCTGACTACCAGCCAGAAAAAGTAACGGTGATTGAATACGCGGAACTCAAGCCGGTTCCTGGTTCGGATGTTCTTCAAATCAGCAGCACCCTAAAGAAGAACTCACTCCTCGACCAGGCGCCGGAAAACACGATTGTCGTGGACCCCTTCAAGTATCCTGGACGGAACCTCAAGGCGGGAATGGTTATCGACTACGCCTACTACGACCGTGGCAACGGCTTAAGGGATGCCGCTGATGGTGCGATTCGCTGGATCCACAAAAAAAGCGACTACGACACTACTAAGCAACCGGTCAAGCCCAAGCAGGTCAAGAAGGTCGCCCACCCACGGCATGATTATGAAAAGAAACTTGATTACGACCTAAAGCAGCGGACCGTCCTCGTAATTACCGGGGTCCGGGATAAGGTGCAGGGTCTCAAGCCGGTCATCACCAAGCACCACGGGGTCTTTCACGGTCTCGACGCCTCTGCAGAAGAAAAAGTTTCCTCCTCCACTCTCAAGCGGGAGATTCGCAATACTGATATCGTCGTGGTCTGCATTGATGCAATCCACCACCGGATTAGCCAGCTGGCTAACCACCACGCTAAACGTTATGAGAAGCCCCTGGCCATTGCAAACGTCACTTCGAACACGGGGGTTGAACGGGCAATTGGCCGGGCATTAAATGGCGACCCTGCCTATGCAGCTGCGAGTGAAAAAATGGATTAA
- the brnQ gene encoding branched-chain amino acid transport system II carrier protein, with product MRDLTSPRLSFKQYLIVASLLFGLFFGAGNLIFPLHLGQLAGANWGPAALGFLVTGVLLPLLSVLAVAITQAEGVYDIGLPLGPAFALVFMVLIHATIGPLFGTPRTATVSFTVGVAPFLPKVAQGWALLLFSALFFLAAFLFSYKENQILANVGKVLNPVFLALLFLVFVVAFANPLGNPASAPVTSAYVHNAVTNGFLEGYNTMDALAGLAFGVTVVTAVRSMGQRRAKDVSRVVAKSGVLAVSGIGLIYLLLILMGAMSLGRFKVSADGGVAFNQLVNAYAGAFGQVILAFLLTVTCLTTAVGLVAAFAQDFHKHFPKVSYHAWLALSCLASFLTANFGLDQIIAWSTPMLMFLYPLSMVLILLSVSSPLFHRDGVVYFFVVLFTVVPALGDMVVAFPAVVSASHFGQVVAGWRSALPLASMGLSWLVPALAGLAVGLVCHHFRRQHATDEGTELN from the coding sequence ATGCGTGATTTAACATCACCTCGTTTATCATTCAAGCAATATTTGATTGTTGCCTCACTATTGTTCGGGCTCTTCTTCGGTGCCGGAAACTTGATTTTCCCCCTGCACCTCGGTCAGCTGGCCGGGGCCAACTGGGGTCCGGCCGCCCTGGGCTTCTTAGTAACCGGGGTCTTGCTGCCGCTACTATCGGTCCTCGCCGTCGCCATTACCCAGGCCGAAGGGGTCTATGACATCGGCCTGCCGCTCGGGCCGGCCTTTGCCCTCGTCTTCATGGTATTGATTCACGCCACGATTGGCCCCCTCTTTGGGACCCCGCGGACCGCAACCGTCTCCTTTACCGTGGGGGTCGCCCCGTTCCTGCCAAAGGTTGCTCAGGGCTGGGCACTGCTCCTCTTCTCAGCGCTTTTCTTCTTAGCCGCCTTTCTCTTCTCCTACAAGGAAAACCAGATCCTGGCTAACGTCGGCAAGGTCCTGAACCCCGTCTTTTTAGCGCTCCTCTTCCTTGTCTTTGTCGTGGCCTTTGCCAATCCGCTGGGGAACCCCGCTAGCGCACCGGTTACCAGTGCCTACGTCCACAATGCTGTCACTAACGGTTTCTTGGAGGGTTATAACACGATGGACGCCCTCGCCGGCCTCGCCTTTGGGGTCACCGTCGTTACCGCCGTTCGTTCGATGGGCCAGCGCCGGGCCAAGGATGTTTCCAGGGTAGTAGCTAAGTCAGGGGTCCTTGCGGTAAGCGGCATCGGGCTGATCTACCTGCTCTTAATCCTGATGGGTGCCATGTCCCTGGGACGGTTCAAAGTTTCCGCCGATGGTGGGGTCGCTTTTAACCAGTTGGTCAACGCCTATGCCGGTGCCTTTGGTCAGGTTATTCTTGCCTTTCTCCTGACCGTAACCTGTTTAACCACCGCGGTCGGTCTGGTGGCCGCCTTTGCCCAGGACTTCCATAAGCACTTCCCTAAGGTCAGCTACCACGCTTGGCTGGCCCTCAGCTGCCTCGCTTCATTTCTAACAGCAAACTTCGGCCTGGATCAAATCATCGCCTGGTCAACGCCAATGCTAATGTTCCTCTACCCGCTCTCGATGGTTCTAATCCTGCTATCGGTCAGCTCGCCACTCTTCCACCGGGATGGGGTTGTCTACTTCTTCGTCGTACTGTTCACCGTTGTTCCAGCACTTGGCGATATGGTAGTTGCCTTTCCAGCAGTCGTCAGTGCCAGTCACTTTGGACAGGTGGTTGCCGGCTGGCGCAGCGCCCTGCCACTTGCTAGCATGGGTCTTTCCTGGCTCGTACCAGCGCTGGCAGGTCTGGCCGTTGGGCTTGTCTGCCACCACTTCCGCCGGCAACATGCAACCGACGAAGGTACTGAGTTAAATTAA
- a CDS encoding glycoside hydrolase family 73 protein: MQTKRKPLIIATLISGILLVLLVVGLYQLHTRQQPQRERHSTNITVQQFIKQVAPAAQREQKKYHIPASITIAQAGLESDWGRSKLAAKYNNLFGIKANGKTNRVRMYTTENVNGKTVKVKQYFQTYNSWAASINAHTQLIVNGTSDNHTRFRAVQTAKTYRQAALALQTGGYATDPDYASKLIYAIKKFKLAQYDK, encoded by the coding sequence ATGCAAACTAAGCGCAAGCCCCTAATTATCGCGACACTCATCAGTGGGATTCTGCTAGTACTGCTGGTGGTGGGACTCTACCAGCTGCATACTCGCCAGCAGCCGCAACGTGAGCGCCACTCGACCAATATTACGGTCCAGCAATTTATCAAACAGGTGGCCCCGGCAGCCCAGCGGGAACAGAAAAAGTACCACATCCCAGCAAGCATCACGATTGCCCAGGCTGGGTTGGAATCCGACTGGGGGCGGAGCAAGCTGGCGGCGAAGTATAATAACCTTTTTGGTATCAAGGCGAACGGCAAGACAAACCGGGTGCGGATGTACACGACAGAAAACGTGAATGGCAAGACGGTGAAGGTCAAGCAATACTTTCAAACCTATAATAGCTGGGCTGCATCAATCAACGCCCACACCCAACTGATCGTCAACGGGACGAGTGATAATCACACGCGTTTCAGGGCGGTACAAACGGCCAAGACGTACCGACAGGCAGCACTGGCCTTGCAAACCGGCGGCTACGCAACGGATCCGGATTACGCCAGCAAGCTGATTTACGCGATTAAGAAATTTAAGCTAGCACAATATGATAAGTAG